In the Deinococcus ficus genome, one interval contains:
- the hisA gene encoding 1-(5-phosphoribosyl)-5-[(5-phosphoribosylamino)methylideneamino]imidazole-4-carboxamide isomerase, translating to MSARPLIIPCVDIQSGRAVRLYEGDPDRETVYFESPLDAARHWVRLGAGLVHLVDLDAATGRGENRAVIALIAQELGVPVEVGGGIRSREAAEELLRLGVQRVVIGTAAVKHPELVGELIAAHGPERVVVSLDARRSEQGVLDVATHGWAQGSGIHVADLTPALADAGLETLIFTDVSRDGTLKGLDRDLMRQVRQLWVNTLIVGGGVADVQDVHLLEDERIEGAIVGRAIYEGTLPYPVPQ from the coding sequence ATGAGTGCCCGTCCCCTGATCATTCCGTGCGTGGACATCCAGTCCGGCCGCGCCGTGCGCCTGTACGAGGGCGACCCGGACCGCGAGACGGTGTACTTCGAGTCGCCGCTGGACGCCGCGCGTCACTGGGTGCGGCTGGGCGCGGGACTGGTGCACCTGGTGGACCTGGACGCCGCGACCGGGCGGGGGGAGAACCGCGCGGTGATCGCCCTGATCGCGCAGGAACTGGGCGTGCCGGTGGAGGTGGGGGGCGGCATCCGCTCCCGGGAGGCGGCCGAGGAGTTGCTGCGCCTGGGGGTGCAGCGGGTGGTGATCGGCACGGCGGCGGTGAAGCACCCGGAGCTGGTGGGGGAACTCATCGCCGCGCACGGCCCGGAGCGGGTGGTGGTGAGCCTGGACGCGCGCCGCAGCGAGCAGGGCGTGCTGGACGTCGCCACGCACGGATGGGCGCAGGGCAGCGGCATTCACGTGGCGGACCTGACGCCGGCCCTGGCGGACGCGGGCCTGGAGACGCTGATCTTCACGGACGTGAGCCGGGACGGCACCCTGAAGGGCCTGGACCGGGACCTGATGCGGCAGGTGCGGCAGCTATGGGTAAACACCCTGATCGTGGGGGGCGGCGTGGCCGACGTGCAGGACGTGCACCTACTGGAGGACGAGCGGATCGAGGGGGCGATCGTGGGCCGCGCGATCTACGAGGGCACCCTGCCGTACCCGGTGCCGCAGTAA
- a CDS encoding DUF2270 domain-containing protein — MTDPAAFPVTPPASPPAPLPAVTEASYSTNTANALIHLYRAEVGKMTAYRQRLDMTTNWSVVTTAGLASFALGDVNNSHATFLFAMFMNYFFLRLEARRFRTFEIAHHRVRIMERFFYPAMLGDRVDANWHQLLLAELAKPRSPMSRADALGWRLGRNYLWIYTAVLVAWLAKLDLAQPKGWVLSFPEAFTLADIGSFPGWLVALGVALFYLHLIWLAVRAFRTYPLEEG, encoded by the coding sequence ATGACTGACCCTGCCGCCTTTCCCGTCACGCCTCCGGCCAGTCCGCCCGCGCCGCTGCCGGCGGTCACGGAGGCCAGTTACAGCACGAACACCGCCAACGCCCTGATTCACCTGTACCGGGCCGAGGTCGGGAAGATGACCGCGTACCGGCAGCGGCTGGACATGACCACCAACTGGTCGGTGGTGACGACCGCCGGTCTGGCGAGTTTCGCGCTGGGGGACGTGAACAACAGCCACGCGACGTTCCTGTTCGCGATGTTCATGAACTACTTCTTCCTGCGGCTGGAAGCGCGGCGGTTCCGGACCTTCGAGATCGCGCACCACCGCGTGCGGATCATGGAGCGCTTCTTCTACCCGGCCATGCTGGGTGACCGGGTGGACGCCAACTGGCACCAGCTGCTGCTGGCGGAACTGGCCAAGCCGCGCAGCCCCATGAGCCGCGCGGACGCGCTGGGCTGGCGCCTGGGCCGCAATTACCTGTGGATCTACACGGCGGTGCTGGTGGCGTGGCTGGCGAAACTGGACCTCGCACAGCCCAAGGGCTGGGTGCTGAGCTTCCCGGAGGCATTCACGCTGGCCGACATCGGCAGTTTCCCCGGGTGGCTGGTGGCGCTGGGCGTGGCCCTGTTCTACCTGCACCTGATCTGGCTGGCGGTGCGGGCGTTCCGCACCTACCCTCTGGAAGAAGGCTGA
- a CDS encoding prolyl oligopeptidase family serine peptidase codes for MRGVKTTYPASPRGDHVDVYLDASGAEVRVADPYRWLEDPDSPETRAWVQAQRVLTEAHLTDLPERHAYRARIRELWDAPAEGAPWQRGGQYFRQVNPGLLNQPLLQVAPSPRGPWRTLLDPNALSADGTVALAGTSVSPQGRLLAYGTQSAGSDWVTWRVRDVESGEDRPDTLEWSKFGGAAWLPDESGFYYAAYDAPASGGALTGTNRNQRLMLHRVGTPQAQDEVALQRPDEPDWGFRARVTNDGEYLVIHVWKGTARKNQVWVRPLGRAEAFRELVGDFRAAFEVLGNDGPLFYLHTDEGAPRGKVITWDLTTGERRDLVPEGPDAVEQSALVPGGLLLLTLRDASHRLTLHDRTGAKVRDLPLPGPGAVETLHTQPDDPEVFLTFTSFLTRPAPYRLDVTGGSLEPLSTEIPAFDASKFEVTQEFAVSHDGTRVPMFIVAPRGLKRDGTNPTLLYGYGGFNNALKPAFNAARLAWVERGGVFVQANLRGGGEYGKDWHEAGTLERKQNVFDDFIACAEHLIRTGVTAPAHLGIHGRSNGGLLVGACMTQRPDLFGAAIPQVGVLDMLRYHQFTIGWAWASDYGRSDDPAMLGHLLAYSPLHALKAAAYPPTLIVTGDHDDRVVPGHSFKFGAQLQHVQQGDSPTLLRLETRGGHGAGKPTALLIDEWADILAFLEHHLR; via the coding sequence ATGCGGGGCGTGAAGACAACGTATCCGGCGTCGCCCAGGGGCGACCATGTGGATGTGTACCTGGACGCCTCCGGCGCCGAGGTGCGGGTGGCCGACCCCTACCGCTGGCTGGAGGACCCCGACAGCCCCGAGACGCGCGCCTGGGTGCAGGCGCAGAGGGTCCTGACCGAGGCGCACCTGACGGACCTCCCGGAGCGCCACGCCTACCGCGCGCGCATCCGGGAACTGTGGGACGCGCCGGCCGAGGGCGCGCCCTGGCAGCGCGGCGGGCAGTACTTCCGGCAGGTCAACCCGGGGCTGCTCAACCAGCCCCTGTTGCAGGTGGCCCCCTCGCCGCGCGGGCCGTGGCGCACGCTGCTGGACCCGAACGCCCTGAGCGCGGACGGCACGGTGGCGCTGGCCGGCACGTCGGTGAGCCCGCAGGGCCGGCTGCTGGCGTACGGCACGCAGAGCGCCGGCAGCGACTGGGTGACGTGGCGCGTCCGGGACGTGGAGAGCGGCGAGGACCGGCCGGACACCCTGGAGTGGAGCAAGTTCGGCGGGGCGGCGTGGCTGCCGGACGAGTCCGGGTTCTACTACGCGGCGTACGACGCGCCGGCCTCCGGCGGGGCGCTGACCGGCACCAACCGCAACCAGCGCCTGATGCTGCACCGCGTGGGCACCCCCCAGGCGCAGGACGAGGTGGCCCTTCAGCGGCCGGACGAACCGGACTGGGGCTTCCGCGCCCGCGTGACGAACGACGGCGAGTACCTCGTCATTCACGTGTGGAAGGGCACCGCGCGGAAAAATCAGGTGTGGGTCCGGCCGCTGGGCCGCGCCGAAGCCTTCCGGGAACTGGTGGGCGACTTCCGCGCGGCCTTCGAGGTGCTGGGCAATGACGGCCCCCTCTTCTACCTGCACACGGACGAGGGCGCCCCGCGCGGGAAGGTCATCACCTGGGACCTCACGACCGGGGAGCGCCGCGACCTCGTGCCGGAAGGGCCGGACGCCGTGGAGCAGAGCGCGTTGGTGCCCGGCGGGCTGCTGCTCCTGACCCTGCGGGACGCCAGCCACCGCCTGACCCTGCACGACCGCACGGGCGCGAAGGTCCGTGACCTTCCCCTGCCCGGCCCCGGCGCGGTGGAGACCCTGCACACCCAGCCGGACGACCCGGAGGTGTTCCTGACCTTCACGTCCTTCCTGACCCGCCCGGCCCCCTACCGCCTGGACGTGACCGGCGGCAGCCTGGAACCCCTGAGTACGGAGATTCCCGCCTTCGACGCCTCGAAGTTCGAGGTGACGCAGGAGTTCGCGGTCAGCCACGACGGCACCCGCGTGCCCATGTTCATCGTGGCGCCGCGCGGCCTGAAGCGGGACGGCACGAATCCCACCCTGCTGTACGGGTACGGCGGGTTCAACAACGCCCTGAAACCCGCCTTCAACGCGGCGCGGCTCGCCTGGGTGGAACGCGGCGGGGTGTTCGTGCAGGCGAACCTGCGCGGCGGCGGCGAGTACGGCAAGGACTGGCACGAGGCCGGCACCCTGGAGCGCAAACAGAACGTCTTCGACGACTTCATCGCCTGCGCCGAGCACCTGATCCGCACGGGCGTCACCGCGCCCGCGCACCTGGGCATTCACGGGCGCAGCAACGGCGGGCTGCTGGTGGGCGCCTGCATGACCCAGCGCCCGGACCTGTTCGGCGCGGCGATCCCGCAGGTGGGCGTGCTGGACATGCTGCGCTACCACCAGTTCACCATCGGGTGGGCGTGGGCCAGCGACTACGGCCGCAGCGACGACCCGGCCATGCTGGGGCACCTGCTCGCCTACTCCCCGCTGCACGCCCTGAAGGCGGCGGCCTACCCGCCCACCCTGATCGTCACCGGCGACCACGACGACCGCGTGGTGCCCGGCCACTCCTTCAAGTTCGGCGCGCAGCTTCAGCACGTGCAGCAGGGCGACTCGCCCACGCTGCTTCGCCTGGAAACGCGCGGCGGGCACGGCGCGGGCAAACCCACGGCGCTGCTGATCGACGAGTGGGCCGACATCCTCGCCTTCCTGGAGCACCACCTGCGCTGA
- a CDS encoding M3 family oligoendopeptidase: MTTPLDAVEARLQVAPEHLTWDTYRPDFEALLAQDLTAADVPAWLDRWSALQAQLGDVSARLSIHKDLHTDDDTIQQRYQDYVAQVLPPATRMEQALTEKLLAVPGYAPAPDFALNYRRFRDAAALFREANVDLSVTENEQSSRHSVITGNQKVTLDGQDLTIPQVKQRLDSPDRAQREAAWRAWQDSNMAVAGELDAVMLDLIGTRRQMAKNADEPDYRSYRWKQLDRVDYTPADCEAFHAAVRDEAVPLTTAMMRDLAGKLGLDSIRPWDYNRNNLLDAEGRESLKPFTTGAQLEELAQTAFAGLDADLAARFRHMREHGLLDLESRPGKMSHAYCAYFPTSNEPFVLMNVVGTAEDVRVLFHEVGHAFHGFYSGDAQAQVWNRWSPIEFVEIPSMAMEFLTLDHLNHVFGPDELSRYRTKQLESVIAFLPWAAQMDAFQHWLYAQAPEQITVADLDAKWLELDRTFHPFIDWSGLDETVRAKGWQYYHIFHIPFYYIEYAMCYLAAVGIWREARQDPQGALDRYKAALRLGNASPVPDLYRAAGVEFRFDREHIRGLMTFLREQLK, encoded by the coding sequence ATGACCACCCCACTGGACGCCGTGGAAGCCCGATTGCAGGTCGCGCCGGAACACCTCACCTGGGACACCTACCGCCCGGACTTCGAGGCGCTGCTCGCGCAGGACCTGACGGCCGCGGACGTGCCCGCCTGGCTGGACCGCTGGAGCGCCCTGCAGGCCCAGCTGGGCGACGTGTCCGCCCGCCTGAGCATCCACAAGGACCTGCACACCGACGACGACACCATCCAGCAGCGGTACCAGGACTACGTGGCGCAGGTGCTGCCGCCCGCCACGCGCATGGAGCAGGCCCTGACCGAGAAGCTGCTGGCGGTGCCCGGCTACGCACCCGCGCCGGACTTCGCGCTGAACTACCGCCGCTTCCGGGACGCCGCTGCGCTGTTCCGGGAAGCGAACGTGGACCTCAGCGTCACGGAAAACGAGCAGTCCAGCCGGCACTCGGTGATCACCGGGAACCAGAAGGTCACGCTGGACGGGCAGGACCTCACCATCCCGCAGGTCAAGCAGCGCCTGGACAGCCCGGACCGCGCGCAGCGCGAGGCCGCCTGGCGGGCCTGGCAGGACAGCAACATGGCGGTCGCCGGTGAGCTGGACGCCGTGATGCTGGACCTGATCGGCACCCGGCGCCAGATGGCGAAAAACGCCGACGAACCCGATTACCGCAGCTACCGCTGGAAGCAGCTGGACCGCGTGGACTACACCCCCGCGGACTGCGAGGCCTTCCACGCCGCGGTGCGGGACGAGGCCGTGCCCCTCACCACCGCCATGATGCGCGACCTGGCCGGGAAGCTCGGCCTGGACAGCATCCGCCCCTGGGATTACAACCGCAACAACCTGCTGGACGCCGAGGGCCGCGAGAGCCTGAAGCCCTTCACGACCGGCGCGCAGCTGGAGGAGCTCGCGCAGACGGCCTTCGCCGGCCTGGACGCCGACCTCGCCGCCCGGTTCCGGCACATGCGGGAGCACGGCCTGCTGGACCTGGAGTCCCGCCCGGGCAAGATGAGCCACGCCTACTGCGCGTACTTCCCCACCAGCAACGAGCCCTTCGTGCTGATGAACGTGGTCGGCACCGCCGAGGACGTGCGGGTGCTGTTCCACGAGGTCGGGCACGCCTTCCACGGCTTTTACAGCGGCGACGCGCAGGCACAGGTGTGGAACCGCTGGAGCCCCATCGAGTTCGTGGAGATTCCCAGCATGGCCATGGAATTCCTGACCCTGGACCACCTGAACCACGTGTTCGGGCCGGACGAACTGTCCCGCTACCGCACCAAGCAGCTCGAAAGCGTGATCGCGTTCCTGCCCTGGGCGGCGCAGATGGACGCCTTCCAGCACTGGCTGTACGCCCAGGCCCCGGAGCAGATCACGGTGGCCGACCTGGACGCCAAGTGGCTGGAACTGGACCGGACCTTCCACCCGTTCATCGACTGGAGCGGCCTGGACGAGACGGTCCGCGCGAAGGGGTGGCAGTACTACCACATCTTCCACATTCCCTTCTATTACATCGAGTACGCCATGTGTTACCTCGCCGCGGTCGGCATCTGGCGCGAGGCCCGGCAGGACCCGCAGGGCGCCCTGGACCGGTACAAGGCCGCGCTGCGCCTGGGGAACGCCTCGCCCGTTCCGGACCTGTACCGCGCTGCCGGCGTGGAGTTCCGCTTCGACCGGGAGCACATCCGCGGGCTGATGACCTTCCTGCGTGAACAGCTGAAGTAG
- a CDS encoding glycosyltransferase family 4 protein, giving the protein MRIGIVTATYLPSRNGVATSTALFARGLRERGHEVRIFAPRHPQLAPGEQGVYRLNTSFVGARALGGPADYPVMLAPGPRLTARLPLRDLDVLHTMHPFLAGQLALKWARVSGAPVVYTAHTQYEQYLHYAPVPRRVSRAVVRPHVAAFARRVDRVLAPGRAMVDMLRAYGYAGAVDLMPNPVDLGSFQAAGGAAVRREYHIPADVPLVTYLGRLAPEKNLSVMLRAFSQARATRPELRLLVVGDGPSRADAQAQAGTPEGVTFTGPVPYARVPELLAAADVFLTASTSEVLPMSMIEALAAGTPLVAAQSPAALDLIEEGVNGTVRPATPEALSEGLLELLHPARLPALQDAARRSATQYDLTTRAAALERVYENVIAAKRRVRAP; this is encoded by the coding sequence GTGCGCATCGGGATCGTGACCGCCACCTACCTGCCGTCCCGGAACGGGGTGGCGACCAGCACCGCCCTGTTCGCCCGGGGCCTGCGGGAGCGCGGGCACGAGGTCCGCATCTTCGCGCCCCGCCACCCTCAGCTGGCCCCCGGCGAGCAGGGCGTGTACCGCCTGAACACCTCCTTCGTGGGCGCCCGCGCGCTGGGCGGCCCGGCCGACTACCCCGTGATGCTCGCTCCCGGCCCCCGCCTCACCGCGCGGCTTCCCCTGCGGGACCTGGACGTGCTGCACACCATGCACCCCTTTCTCGCCGGGCAGCTCGCGCTGAAGTGGGCGCGGGTGTCCGGCGCGCCTGTCGTGTACACCGCCCACACGCAGTACGAGCAGTACCTGCACTACGCGCCTGTGCCCCGCCGCGTCAGCCGCGCCGTGGTCCGCCCGCACGTCGCGGCCTTCGCGCGCCGCGTGGACCGCGTGCTCGCCCCGGGCCGCGCCATGGTGGACATGCTGCGCGCCTACGGGTACGCCGGCGCCGTGGACCTGATGCCCAACCCCGTGGACCTCGGCAGCTTCCAGGCCGCCGGCGGGGCCGCCGTGCGCCGCGAGTACCACATTCCCGCCGACGTGCCCCTCGTCACTTACCTGGGCCGCCTCGCCCCGGAGAAGAACCTGAGCGTGATGCTCCGCGCGTTCAGTCAGGCGCGCGCCACCCGCCCGGAACTGCGGCTGCTGGTCGTGGGGGACGGCCCCAGCCGCGCCGACGCGCAGGCCCAGGCCGGCACGCCCGAGGGCGTGACCTTCACCGGCCCGGTGCCCTACGCCCGCGTGCCCGAACTGCTCGCCGCCGCCGACGTGTTCCTCACCGCCAGCACCAGCGAGGTCCTCCCCATGAGCATGATCGAGGCCCTCGCCGCCGGCACCCCCCTGGTCGCCGCGCAGAGCCCCGCCGCGCTGGACCTCATCGAGGAAGGCGTGAACGGCACCGTGCGCCCCGCCACGCCCGAGGCACTCTCCGAGGGCCTGCTGGAACTCCTGCACCCCGCCCGCCTGCCCGCCCTGCAGGACGCCGCCCGGCGCAGCGCCACCCAGTACGACCTCACCACCCGCGCCGCCGCCCTGGAACGCGTCTACGAGAACGTGATCGCCGCAAAACGCCGGGTCAGGGCGCCTTAA
- a CDS encoding VC0807 family protein has product MTAPTPTPAKPRARIPKTVWDLIFTAAIPIAILSPNLLGEGIGVASLLGGGKDGNVRAFLLSAAIPIAYVAWDLMRHRTLSPVAMIGGAGAIASGALALGIAHWEVDGLPYAILDSARLYLTALLFALSTLTAVPLFRVLLDATTIGESDADRQATTTALRDPVVHRGLVGATLLFAVMELVQGVINSYVNYERVVAKFGTDDFNAQVAQVNAIMRVPGMVISLIGVWLAISLVQRAVKARYGADASLFEPAKLAERHRALQAGAAPVPSGEAQA; this is encoded by the coding sequence GTGACCGCGCCGACCCCCACCCCCGCCAAGCCCCGCGCCCGCATTCCCAAGACCGTCTGGGACCTGATCTTTACCGCGGCAATTCCCATCGCGATTCTCAGCCCCAACCTGCTGGGCGAGGGCATCGGCGTGGCGAGCCTGCTGGGCGGTGGTAAGGACGGCAATGTCCGTGCATTCCTGCTTTCTGCGGCGATTCCTATCGCTTACGTGGCGTGGGACCTCATGCGCCACCGCACCCTGAGCCCTGTGGCGATGATTGGGGGGGCCGGGGCCATTGCGTCGGGTGCCCTCGCTCTGGGCATTGCTCACTGGGAGGTAGACGGACTGCCGTACGCCATCCTGGACAGTGCCCGGCTTTACCTCACAGCCCTGCTGTTCGCCCTAAGTACCCTGACGGCCGTGCCGCTGTTCCGGGTGCTTCTGGACGCCACCACCATCGGCGAGTCCGACGCCGACCGGCAGGCTACGACCACCGCGCTGCGCGACCCAGTGGTCCACCGCGGGCTGGTCGGGGCGACTCTGCTGTTCGCGGTGATGGAACTGGTGCAGGGCGTGATTAACAGCTACGTGAACTACGAGCGGGTCGTGGCGAAGTTCGGCACCGACGACTTCAACGCGCAGGTGGCGCAGGTGAACGCCATCATGCGCGTGCCCGGCATGGTGATCAGCCTGATCGGGGTGTGGCTGGCGATCTCGCTGGTGCAGCGCGCCGTGAAGGCCCGCTACGGCGCGGACGCCAGCCTGTTCGAACCGGCGAAACTCGCCGAGCGCCACCGCGCCCTGCAGGCGGGCGCCGCGCCCGTCCCCTCCGGGGAAGCGCAGGCCTGA
- a CDS encoding YihY/virulence factor BrkB family protein, translating into MTRVPAPTAAPRPMGIGDIFTMLKDAALAFGQDKAPRLSAAIAFYAMLSLSPLLVLAVALLGRFLTDPSTLQGLFGPNGTVTQALGPQAATTLQGLIPKGDALNKGTLIASLVGFVTLFLGATGLFVQLQDTLNSMWGADPPPKQTLAQMVKTRAVAFLMILFIGAILITFLGVNTYLSSIASDLGDRFGAGAFFVRLVSLLVSTLFLTPVFAFIFKFLPTIKLEWRETWVGAAVTALLFSVGQVLISIYLGRTAPGSAFGASAALFALLVWIYYSGMIFFFGAEVTWVYSQKYGSHAGGAANVAKKQALAQRGAQIPTEPSEQERRAAAQADEPVRDSRGRVLGLPVPRLPTRQERRERARARAANPSLLPSLGGAVWNLVSAALAIPSLLILKLVGLNGRKR; encoded by the coding sequence ATGACCCGTGTGCCCGCGCCGACCGCCGCGCCCCGCCCGATGGGGATCGGGGACATCTTCACCATGCTGAAAGACGCCGCGCTGGCCTTCGGGCAGGACAAGGCCCCCCGGCTCTCGGCGGCGATCGCGTTCTACGCCATGCTCAGCCTTTCGCCGCTGCTGGTGCTGGCGGTGGCGCTGCTGGGCCGCTTCCTCACCGACCCCAGCACGCTGCAGGGGCTGTTCGGGCCGAACGGCACGGTCACGCAGGCGCTCGGCCCGCAGGCCGCCACCACCCTGCAGGGCCTGATTCCCAAGGGCGACGCCCTGAACAAGGGCACATTGATCGCCAGCCTGGTCGGCTTCGTGACCCTCTTCCTGGGGGCCACGGGGCTGTTCGTGCAGCTGCAGGACACCCTGAACAGCATGTGGGGCGCCGACCCGCCCCCCAAGCAGACCCTGGCGCAGATGGTGAAGACCCGCGCGGTGGCGTTCCTGATGATCCTGTTCATCGGCGCGATCCTCATCACCTTCCTGGGCGTGAACACGTACCTGTCGTCCATCGCCTCGGACCTGGGCGACCGCTTCGGCGCGGGCGCCTTCTTCGTGCGGCTGGTGAGCCTGCTGGTCTCCACGCTGTTCCTCACGCCGGTGTTTGCGTTCATCTTCAAGTTCCTGCCCACCATCAAGCTGGAGTGGCGGGAAACCTGGGTGGGCGCGGCCGTCACCGCCCTGCTGTTCAGCGTGGGGCAGGTCCTGATCAGCATCTACCTGGGCCGCACCGCGCCCGGCAGCGCCTTCGGGGCGTCCGCGGCGCTGTTCGCGCTGCTGGTGTGGATCTACTACAGCGGCATGATCTTCTTCTTCGGCGCGGAGGTCACCTGGGTGTACTCGCAGAAGTACGGCTCGCACGCCGGCGGGGCCGCGAACGTGGCGAAGAAGCAGGCCCTGGCCCAGCGTGGCGCGCAGATTCCCACCGAACCCAGCGAGCAGGAACGCCGCGCGGCCGCGCAGGCGGACGAACCCGTCCGGGACAGCCGCGGCCGGGTGCTGGGCCTGCCCGTGCCGCGCCTGCCCACCCGCCAGGAGCGCCGCGAGCGGGCGCGGGCGCGCGCCGCGAACCCCTCCCTGCTGCCCAGTCTGGGCGGCGCGGTGTGGAACCTGGTGAGCGCCGCGCTGGCCATCCCGTCCCTGCTGATCCTGAAACTGGTGGGCCTGAACGGCCGCAAACGCTGA
- a CDS encoding GDSL-type esterase/lipase family protein, whose product MAVHLPTEPLRALFIGDSITDVGRRDDPDGLGHGYVARIREELLCRDPAHAPEVLNRGVSGDTVRDLARRWQVDVLDLDPDLLSVKIGVNDVWRAFGTRAHEAVPEDEFRETLTALLRAVQAPDRTLVLVAPFMVEPDRRDEMRVQVVRRAALVAEVAQELGAALVELQPAFDRVMRVSPPVWWSADEVHPTRAGHHLIAREWLRVAGPLLQA is encoded by the coding sequence ATGGCCGTGCACCTGCCCACCGAACCCCTGCGCGCCCTGTTCATCGGGGACAGCATCACGGACGTGGGCCGCCGCGACGACCCGGACGGCCTCGGGCACGGGTACGTGGCCCGCATCCGGGAGGAACTGCTGTGCCGCGACCCGGCGCACGCGCCGGAAGTGCTGAACCGCGGCGTGAGCGGCGACACCGTGCGTGACCTGGCGCGGCGCTGGCAGGTGGACGTGCTGGACCTGGACCCCGACCTGCTGAGCGTGAAGATCGGCGTGAACGACGTGTGGCGCGCGTTCGGTACCCGCGCGCACGAGGCGGTGCCGGAGGACGAGTTCCGGGAGACGCTCACGGCCCTGCTGCGCGCCGTGCAGGCGCCGGACCGCACGCTGGTGCTGGTGGCGCCCTTCATGGTCGAACCGGACCGCCGGGATGAGATGCGCGTGCAGGTGGTGCGCCGCGCGGCGCTGGTGGCCGAGGTGGCGCAGGAGCTGGGCGCCGCCCTGGTGGAGCTGCAGCCGGCCTTCGACCGGGTGATGCGGGTGTCCCCGCCGGTGTGGTGGTCCGCGGACGAGGTGCATCCCACCCGGGCCGGGCACCACCTGATCGCCCGGGAATGGCTGCGGGTCGCCGGACCGCTGCTGCAGGCCTGA
- a CDS encoding NAD-dependent epimerase/dehydratase family protein: MKVLILGGTGMLGYPTALEFLRGGHEVHSVSSRPARIDAEFDKGVHQHALNLSDASDEDLLAVLRGMDVLIYALGPDDRVTPPAPALTYFRRELADRTARLLTLARQAGVRKAVVFGSYFATFDRLQPAWGLAARHPYVQARVEQARRAIQAGQEPGAAPRMDVVILEIPYVFGVTPGREPFWKAVLFDRVRGGRVALYPKGGSVVMTTTQLAQAAVGAALHGPHGAHYPVGDVNMTWTDLIGLIRSELGVPPRVLHVPEFLTRLNLQAEGRRHRAQGQESGLNPDTLAADIMYRALYPDVQESRRVLGYASGGVQEAIRQTVRASYPTRS, translated from the coding sequence ATGAAGGTCCTGATTCTCGGCGGGACGGGCATGCTCGGCTACCCAACGGCCCTGGAATTCCTGCGGGGCGGCCACGAGGTGCACAGCGTCTCCAGCCGCCCCGCCCGTATTGACGCGGAGTTCGACAAGGGGGTGCACCAGCACGCCCTGAACCTCTCGGACGCCAGCGACGAGGACCTGCTGGCCGTGCTGCGCGGCATGGACGTCCTGATCTACGCCCTGGGCCCCGACGACCGCGTCACCCCCCCGGCGCCCGCCCTAACCTACTTCCGCCGGGAACTCGCCGACCGGACCGCGCGGCTCCTCACCCTGGCCCGGCAGGCCGGCGTGAGGAAGGCCGTGGTGTTCGGGTCGTACTTCGCGACCTTCGACCGGCTGCAGCCCGCCTGGGGCCTCGCCGCCCGCCACCCCTACGTGCAGGCCCGCGTGGAACAGGCCCGGCGCGCCATTCAGGCCGGGCAGGAGCCGGGGGCCGCGCCCCGCATGGACGTCGTCATTCTGGAAATCCCGTACGTGTTCGGCGTCACGCCGGGCCGGGAGCCCTTCTGGAAGGCGGTGCTGTTCGACCGGGTGCGGGGCGGCCGCGTGGCGCTGTACCCGAAAGGCGGGAGCGTCGTCATGACCACCACGCAACTCGCGCAGGCAGCGGTGGGTGCCGCCCTGCACGGCCCGCACGGCGCGCACTACCCGGTCGGGGACGTGAACATGACCTGGACCGACCTGATCGGCCTGATCCGCTCGGAGCTGGGCGTCCCGCCACGCGTGCTGCACGTGCCCGAATTCCTCACCCGCCTGAACCTGCAGGCCGAAGGCCGCCGGCACCGCGCCCAGGGCCAGGAGTCCGGCCTGAACCCGGACACCCTGGCCGCCGACATCATGTACCGCGCACTGTACCCCGACGTTCAGGAAAGCCGCCGCGTGCTCGGCTACGCCTCCGGCGGCGTGCAGGAAGCCATCCGGCAGACCGTCCGCGCCAGTTACCCCACCCGCAGCTGA